The proteins below are encoded in one region of Kogia breviceps isolate mKogBre1 chromosome 8, mKogBre1 haplotype 1, whole genome shotgun sequence:
- the LOC131761946 gene encoding LOW QUALITY PROTEIN: molybdopterin synthase sulfur carrier subunit-like (The sequence of the model RefSeq protein was modified relative to this genomic sequence to represent the inferred CDS: deleted 2 bases in 1 codon) — protein sequence MVPWCQVEALYFAKSAEITGICSETISVPQEIKALQLWNEIETRHSGLTDVRNQVIFAVPQEYVELADQLLLLQSGDEIAISPPPISGG from the exons ATGGTGCCATGGTGCCAGGTGGAAGCGTTGTATTTTGCAAAAAGTGCTGAAATAACAGGAATTTGCTCAGAGACCATTTCTGTGCcacaagaaataaaagcattgCAGCTGTGGAATGAGATAGAAACGCGCCATTCTGGATTGACTGATGTCAGAAATCAGGTGATATTTGCTGTTCCTCAAGAATATGTCGAGCTTGCAGATCAGCTCCTCCTGCTTCAATCAGGAGACGAAATTGCCAtatcc cccccccccattaGTGGAGGATAG